The following coding sequences are from one Gadus morhua chromosome 10, gadMor3.0, whole genome shotgun sequence window:
- the LOC115552751 gene encoding uncharacterized protein LOC115552751 produces MILSLIGGGYISPGHNSSNYPKTAMAHSTTARLKVILGDNNIEKLTLPNGIPESLDDLIGTIRSTFGLKCSLKLQYMDQDFGNDFFNLNSTAELQDLGTIKVIQQTTLISATASSASVSSESDDCVSLASNDTILLSSPESLSSRTKQWPEEFPIPQFSYDTELQLVKGNSECQVGNKLLTLSSRIKSDILNRVVEEIYRYKAYPEDAHFCTVAEALIKKHPCLKEPGSFNGCYGWKQRLKYKMGNYRTQLKVLGCPELSVNSLRSKSTMDAFPAKKVKRPKRAKANFYPSFPTGETQDSMEKERIELLTDVKMRNNERVITDKMACTFAYRRQEVVNQEPSIQDFKDRWPALFHQKEIDTEFLRLMAVPLEDMFFAQLDIHSSQLIRVIRAKGGSTRQKNADILDQVHLEHQK; encoded by the exons ATGATTCTTTCCCTGATTGGTGGTGGTTACATCAGCCCTGGACACAACTCATCAAACTACCCAAAG ACTGCCATGGCTCATTCCACAACTGCCAGACTTAAAGTGATTTTGGGGGACAACAACATTGAAAAACTGACACTTCCCAATGGAATACCAGAGTCACTAGATGACCTTATCGGCACGATAAGGAGTACGTTCGGATTAAAGTGCAGCTTGAAACTGCAGTACATGGACCAAGATTTTGGCAATGACTTTTTCAATCTGAACTCTACTGCTGAACTCCAGGATTTGGGGACAATCAAGGTCATCCAGCAAACAACGTTGATCAGTGCCACTGCATCCTCTGCTTCTGTTTCATCCGAGTCGGATGACTGTGTTTCACTGGCATCAAACGACACTATACTGCTTTCATCCCCCGAGTCTCTGTCATCTCGAACCAAGCAGTGGCCAGAGGAATTTCCAATTCCTCAATTTTCCTACGACACGGAGTTGCAGTTAGTGAAAGGTAATTCTGAGTGCCAGGTTGGAAACAAGTTGTTAACCTTGAGCTCCCGAATAAAATCTGATATCTTGAATAGAGTAGTTGAAGAAATTTACCGATATAAGGCCTACCCGGAGGATGCACATTTCTGCACAGTTGCAGAGGCCTTAATCAAAAAGCACCCTTGTTTAAAAGAGCCTGGCTCATTCAATGGCTGCTACGGCTGGAAACAGCGACTGAAGTACAAAATGGGAAACTACCGGACTCAACTCAAAGTGCTGGGGTGTCCAGAGCTGTCAGTAAATTCCCTGAGATCGAAATCAACGATGGATGCTTTCCCTGCTAAAAAGGTGAAGAGGCCAAAACGAGCCAAAGCCAACTTCTATCCATCCTTCCCTACTGGAGAAACTCAGGACAGCATGGAAAAAGAGAGAATAGAACTTCTGACAGATGTCAAGATGAGGAACAATGAAAgggtaatcacggacaaaatggCTTGCACGTTTGCCTACAGACGACAAGAGGTGGTCAACCAAGAACCCAGCATTCAAGACTTTAAAGACCGGTGGCCTGCCTTGTTCCATCAGAAAGAG ATCGATACAGAGTTCCTGAGGCTCATGGCTGTTCCTCTTGAGGATATGTTCTTCGCCCAGTTGGACATCCACTCAAGTCAGCTAATCAGAGTCATCCGGGCCAAAGGTGGATCAACACGCCAAAAGAATGCTGACATTTTGGACCAGGTACATCTAGAGCATCAAAAATAA